In Candidatus Pelagibacter ubique HIMB140, a single window of DNA contains:
- a CDS encoding tripartite tricarboxylate transporter permease: MDNLLLMMAPLFSSKLLLVLFFGTLFGLILGVLPGLGPTTGGALILPFTMTLDPLSAIVLLTSIYCAGTYGGAITAVLINTPGTPAAAATCLDGYPLAQKGEAGRALGMATVSSTVGGIFSVVILVFFAPILAQLAYEFGQPEYFALAIFGLTMLASIGEGSPIKNLIAGAFGILISTVGKDFMTSIDRFTFGINELTEGIGFIPVVVGLFAMSEMLTQSTLINQVFNRIALKAIKLPSKDDYKKTWKTILRSSGIGSFIGVLPAEGGTVASLIGYSEAKRFSKKPEEFGKGSIEGIAGAEAANNAATGGAMVPTLALGIPGSATTAVILTGLIIHGVRPGPDLFREQPDFLYGIFGAMLIANVLFFIFGFFGAKIFARITLVPNKILWPMIFAVSVCGTYSLNQSIIDVWIMLFFGVLGFFMRRYGFSVVPVIIGLILGELVEGTLRQSLVIFDGNWFMFFTRPIALTFFILSLIALAFPLIRAKKIKK; the protein is encoded by the coding sequence ATGGATAATTTATTATTAATGATGGCTCCTTTATTTAGCTCAAAGCTATTATTGGTTTTATTTTTTGGAACATTGTTTGGATTAATTTTAGGAGTGTTACCTGGTTTAGGTCCAACAACTGGTGGTGCATTAATTTTACCATTTACAATGACACTTGATCCATTGTCAGCAATTGTATTGTTAACTTCTATTTATTGTGCAGGTACTTATGGTGGCGCGATAACTGCAGTTCTAATTAATACACCAGGAACACCAGCTGCTGCAGCAACTTGTTTAGATGGTTATCCTTTGGCACAAAAAGGAGAGGCAGGAAGAGCTCTAGGGATGGCTACTGTTTCAAGTACAGTTGGAGGTATTTTTAGTGTTGTAATACTTGTCTTTTTTGCACCTATATTGGCTCAGCTTGCATATGAATTTGGTCAACCAGAATATTTTGCATTAGCTATTTTCGGTTTAACGATGCTTGCATCAATTGGAGAAGGAAGTCCTATAAAGAATTTGATTGCAGGTGCATTTGGAATTTTGATTTCAACAGTTGGTAAAGATTTTATGACGTCAATTGATCGATTTACTTTTGGAATTAATGAATTAACAGAAGGGATTGGCTTTATCCCAGTAGTGGTTGGTTTATTTGCAATGAGTGAGATGTTAACCCAATCAACTTTAATTAATCAGGTATTCAACAGAATAGCTTTAAAAGCAATTAAACTTCCAAGCAAAGATGATTATAAAAAAACTTGGAAAACAATTTTAAGATCAAGTGGTATTGGTTCTTTCATTGGAGTATTGCCTGCAGAAGGTGGAACAGTTGCTTCATTAATTGGATATTCAGAAGCAAAAAGATTTTCAAAAAAACCTGAGGAATTTGGTAAAGGTTCTATTGAAGGTATTGCTGGTGCTGAAGCTGCAAACAATGCAGCAACTGGTGGGGCGATGGTTCCAACTCTTGCACTAGGAATTCCTGGTAGTGCAACAACAGCTGTTATTTTAACTGGTTTAATTATACATGGGGTTAGACCTGGACCTGATTTATTTAGAGAACAACCTGATTTTTTATATGGAATTTTTGGTGCAATGCTTATTGCTAATGTTTTATTCTTTATATTTGGTTTTTTTGGTGCAAAAATTTTTGCAAGAATAACGTTGGTGCCTAATAAAATATTATGGCCAATGATCTTTGCGGTTTCAGTTTGCGGAACCTATTCATTAAATCAATCTATAATTGATGTTTGGATAATGTTATTTTTTGGTGTGCTTGGTTTCTTTATGAGAAGATACGGTTTCTCAGTTGTCCCTGTCATCATTGGGTTAATTTTAGGTGAGTTAGTTGAAGGCACCCTAAGACAATCTCTAGTTATATTTGATGGAAATTGGTTTATGTTTTTCACAAGACCAATAGCTTTAACATTCTTTATTTTATCTTTAATTGCTCTAGCTTTTCCTTTAATAAGAGCAAAAAAAATTAAAAAATAA
- a CDS encoding tripartite tricarboxylate transporter TctB family protein, producing MKNVQKQKRANKSLPFFFRDEFKVSFVIIFISVALLITTFTFDIVPPILNRGIQPATFPKALLVLIIVMTLLIYYLATKNPWKVQTKLPKSFFLTLSSFVIFLIISKTLDFFLAISVLSIFVSYCWGEKRIFYLLLVGIIFPVIVFIFFETILGLRFPPGIITNIYYS from the coding sequence ATGAAGAATGTACAAAAACAAAAAAGGGCAAACAAAAGTTTGCCCTTTTTTTTTAGAGATGAATTTAAAGTCTCTTTTGTAATTATTTTTATTTCTGTAGCATTATTAATCACTACTTTTACTTTTGATATTGTTCCTCCTATATTGAATAGAGGAATACAGCCTGCAACTTTTCCAAAAGCACTTTTGGTTTTAATAATAGTAATGACTTTATTGATTTATTATTTAGCAACAAAAAATCCTTGGAAGGTTCAAACAAAATTACCAAAGTCATTCTTTTTAACACTTTCAAGTTTTGTGATTTTTTTAATCATTTCTAAGACTTTAGATTTCTTCTTGGCAATTTCAGTTTTATCTATTTTTGTATCGTATTGTTGGGGAGAGAAAAGAATATTTTATTTATTACTTGTTGGAATAATTTTTCCTGTGATTGTCTTTATTTTTTTTGAAACAATTTTAGGTTTAAGATTTCCACCTGGAATTATAACTAACATTTATTACAGCTAG